A genomic region of Desulfonatronovibrio magnus contains the following coding sequences:
- a CDS encoding pentapeptide repeat-containing protein, protein MKKWSMNIFGIVAVGALVCLLGMGTAGAWNENHLNQLLTLRHCPGCDLSGADLNGKNLSGHNLSRANLSNADLSGADLSDAFFIEANLSGADLNGATLGGANFSGATSWFDDDFTCASPSIGGCYPECRPGGACY, encoded by the coding sequence ATGAAAAAGTGGAGTATGAATATTTTTGGAATCGTGGCAGTGGGGGCACTGGTCTGCCTGTTGGGCATGGGCACAGCTGGGGCATGGAATGAAAACCATCTGAACCAGCTGCTGACATTGCGACATTGTCCAGGGTGTGATTTGAGCGGGGCTGATCTGAACGGGAAGAACCTGAGCGGACACAATCTGTCGAGGGCCAATCTGAGCAACGCGGATTTGAGTGGCGCAGATCTGAGCGATGCCTTTTTTATCGAAGCAAATCTGAGCGGTGCTGATCTGAACGGCGCAACCCTGGGCGGTGCCAACTTCAGCGGAGCCACGTCCTGGTTTGATGACGACTTCACATGTGCCTCTCCTTCCATTGGAGGCTGTTATCCTGAGTGCAGGCCAGGAGGCGCATGTTATTAA
- a CDS encoding BrnT family toxin, with protein MGLQKDKQNQEKHGVSFALAQLAFLDTERVILEDLEHSENERRFYCLGRVSDAIMTVRFTYRKNKIRIIGAGYWQKGKKIYERKNQIHRRTNGES; from the coding sequence GTGGGACTCCAAAAAGACAAACAGAACCAGGAAAAACATGGAGTTTCTTTCGCCCTGGCACAGCTTGCTTTTCTGGACACTGAGCGTGTTATCCTTGAAGACCTTGAACATAGTGAAAATGAAAGACGGTTTTACTGTCTTGGCAGGGTCTCAGACGCGATAATGACGGTTCGGTTTACATACAGAAAGAACAAAATCAGAATAATCGGCGCCGGATATTGGCAAAAAGGAAAGAAAATCTATGAAAGAAAAAATCAAATACACAGACGAACCAATGGGGAAAGTTAA
- a CDS encoding DUF1566 domain-containing protein codes for MIRITRMTIVTVVLMLCLTGLVMSGEAQTQRFVDNGNGTVTDTVTGLMWTKDANPVGWLNWDDAWRGCSSFSISGIGGWRLPSRDELSAIYHAIQSGHPFTGVQSYGYWSSTAYAGRRDGAWAVSMRGGQVDVIHKSTRSHVWPVRAGQ; via the coding sequence ATGATAAGAATTACCAGAATGACCATTGTGACCGTGGTCCTGATGCTCTGCCTGACCGGACTGGTCATGTCCGGCGAAGCCCAGACACAGAGATTCGTGGACAATGGGAACGGGACGGTGACGGACACTGTGACGGGGCTGATGTGGACCAAGGATGCCAACCCGGTCGGCTGGTTGAATTGGGATGACGCCTGGCGGGGGTGCAGCTCTTTCAGCATCTCCGGAATTGGCGGATGGCGGCTGCCGAGCAGGGATGAGCTTTCGGCTATATACCATGCAATTCAAAGCGGACATCCCTTTACCGGGGTCCAGTCGTACGGCTACTGGTCCAGCACGGCCTACGCGGGCCGCAGGGACGGCGCGTGGGCCGTGTCCATGCGCGGCGGCCAAGTGGACGTCATCCACAAGTCCACCCGCTCCCACGTGTGGCCGGTCCGCGCCGGACAGTGA
- a CDS encoding CopG family transcriptional regulator, whose translation MKEKIKYTDEPMGKVKVISDFLPSPEELALKDETVKVTITLSKTSVDFFNLRVQSSWFFVLGCKK comes from the coding sequence ATGAAAGAAAAAATCAAATACACAGACGAACCAATGGGGAAAGTTAAGGTTATATCTGACTTTCTTCCATCCCCGGAAGAACTCGCTTTAAAAGATGAAACCGTCAAGGTTACAATTACACTAAGTAAAACGAGTGTGGACTTTTTTAACTTGAGAGTTCAAAGTTCTTGGTTCTTCGTTCTTGGTTGTAAGAAATAA